From one Flavobacterium sp. N502536 genomic stretch:
- a CDS encoding efflux RND transporter periplasmic adaptor subunit produces MKTYSSIILVFLGLVSCQGDKKEQQTKKEITAENSIQFSEAQVKNAGLVVGSPEERTVKGILQLQGTVTVPPKSVVTVSIPLGGYIKKTDLMAGMHVRKGQLLAVVEDMQYIQLQQDYLTAKEKFQLAQSEFNRQKELNAKKASSDKLFEQTSTEMQTQRIYMASLAQKLGLLGINVKTLTASTISKTVAIHSPINGLVAKINVNVGKYISPTDMLFELIEMSDIVLVINAFEKDVHLLSVGQTVTAYTNANPSKKYKAKIAYINQSLNDDRAAEVICKVNHYESSLIPGLFINAEAEFDNQKALTVPEDAVVRWQGKFFVFVKTGGHNFKMVPIELGTTSEGYRQIKSSVIDASSAIVIKNAYTLLMAFRNGGEQ; encoded by the coding sequence ATGAAAACATATAGCAGCATCATTTTAGTTTTTTTAGGCTTAGTTTCCTGCCAGGGCGATAAAAAAGAACAACAGACTAAAAAAGAAATAACAGCCGAAAACAGTATTCAGTTCAGCGAGGCACAGGTTAAAAATGCAGGACTGGTGGTGGGTTCTCCGGAAGAACGAACGGTGAAAGGAATATTACAGCTTCAAGGAACGGTTACCGTACCGCCAAAAAGTGTGGTAACGGTAAGTATTCCTTTGGGAGGTTATATCAAAAAGACCGATTTAATGGCCGGAATGCATGTTCGAAAAGGGCAATTGCTGGCGGTAGTCGAAGACATGCAGTACATACAGCTGCAACAGGATTATTTGACCGCAAAAGAAAAGTTTCAGTTGGCTCAAAGTGAGTTTAACCGCCAGAAAGAGCTTAATGCGAAGAAGGCCAGCAGTGATAAGTTGTTCGAGCAGACATCAACAGAAATGCAAACACAACGCATTTACATGGCATCGCTGGCACAAAAACTGGGATTGCTGGGGATTAATGTTAAAACACTCACAGCTTCAACGATAAGCAAAACGGTCGCAATTCATTCTCCAATCAATGGTTTGGTTGCGAAGATTAATGTGAATGTCGGCAAATACATTTCGCCAACCGATATGCTTTTTGAGCTGATCGAAATGAGTGACATTGTTTTGGTAATCAATGCTTTTGAGAAAGACGTACACCTGCTTTCGGTTGGGCAGACGGTTACGGCTTATACCAATGCCAATCCGTCAAAAAAATACAAAGCAAAAATTGCTTATATCAATCAAAGCCTGAACGACGATCGTGCAGCAGAAGTAATTTGCAAAGTGAATCACTATGAAAGTTCGTTAATACCGGGACTTTTTATTAATGCTGAGGCTGAGTTTGATAATCAAAAAGCGCTTACAGTTCCCGAAGATGCTGTGGTAAGATGGCAGGGTAAGTTTTTTGTTTTTGTGAAGACTGGCGGCCATAATTTTAAAATGGTCCCGATTGAATTGGGTACTACCAGTGAAGGATACCGTCAGATCAAGTCTTCGGTTATCGATGCTTCTTCGGCAATTGTAATCAAAAATGCCTATACGTTGCTGATGGCTTTCAGGAACGGAGGAGAGCAGTAG
- a CDS encoding CusA/CzcA family heavy metal efflux RND transporter, which translates to MLNKIIQFSVKNKLVIGVFTLLWIIYGVFEVTRLPIDAVPDITNNQVQIITTAPSLGAEDVERLITFPIEQAISNIPQLKESRSISRFGLSLVTIVFADDTDVYWARQQVAERLQKVEIAENANIPEMAPATTGLGEIYQYVLKPQPGYETKYSLEDLRTLQDWTVRRQLLGTPGIADVATFGGKLKQYEIAVNPSRLKAQNLTIKDVFTALNSNNENTGGAYIEKGPTVLYIRSVGLTRNIRDIQNIIVKNTQAGTPILIKDIAEVKMSSAIRYGALTTADIGESVGGIVMMLKGENANNVIVNIKKRVAEIEKILPKGLKIEPFLDRTKMVDNAIGTVQKNLIEGALIVVLVLVLFLGNLRAGFIVASVIPLAMLFAIIMMNTFGVSGNLMSLGALDFGLIVDGAVIIVEAILHHIHSAKKYKAIDTISQEEMDKEVTGSAGRMMNAAVFGQIIILIVYLPILSLEGIEGKMFKPMAQTVAFAILGAFILSLTYVPMVSALFISKKVSHKPNLSDRIMAKLEFYYEIGLSKALQVRKGIVISAFVLFGIALFIFSRMGGEFIPQLEEGDFAVETRLLLGTNLSTTTTTIEKISTALKNRYPEVEKVVSRIGSAEIPTDPMPIEGGDMIIVLKDKSEWTSASSFPELADKMTQTVKEVAPGVTTGFQFPVQMRFNELMTGAKQDLVCKIYGEDLDKLAKYAEQLGSISSTVEGATDLYVEKVTGMPQIVIDYDWAEMAKYGIYVSDINQTVNAAFAGAVAGSIYEGEKKFDMVVRVEASGRKDIADVRNLLIATRSGMQIPLYQVASVKEVEGPNQIQRENAKRRIIVGFNVRGRDVESIVEELQKKVNIQIKFEPGYYITYGGTFENLQQAKSRLGVAVPAALFMILALLYFAFRSFKEGIIIFTAIPLSAIGGVFGLALRDMPFSISAGVGFIALFGVAVLNGIVLISEFNRIQKQGEITDPLQIIINGTKNRLRPVLMTAAVASLGFLPMALSNGAGAEVQRPLATVVIGGLITATLLTLFVLPAIYLMTYHTKVFSRKIKKHKMNKLTLLVLALFLTVSVQAQETPISLEESLSIALQHNRRIKSSQLNERSKEQLEKTAFDLPKTALSADYGQFNSAVNDTRFGISQTFAFPTLYTHQKKVLRENYNAAKAESQLTVQQIKSNVRNLFYYYIWLNSKKDLLVYADSIYRLMEQKSELRYKTGETNVLEKSASQSARQFYTNQLTMVNKDIAITLKMFNTVLQDSKVHVPFSETIKNDFAVSLNQNKNTAALPQVQLSLYEAEAAKWKWKTEQAKILPDVTIGYNNLSIVGTQTSASGQDIYYNSSQRFSYVNLGLSVPLFFSSQSARNKAAKAEYETYKMRAETTKIEMLTEISNAESEIEKYKESLAYYENEGLKNATVIIDAANSQLENGDIDYLQWVLVVNQAITIKNEYFDRINDYNKAVINWQTLNNL; encoded by the coding sequence ATGCTTAATAAGATCATACAATTCTCAGTTAAAAATAAACTGGTAATTGGGGTCTTCACCTTGCTATGGATTATCTATGGCGTGTTTGAAGTTACCCGTTTACCTATTGATGCCGTTCCTGACATCACCAACAATCAGGTACAAATTATTACGACAGCCCCTTCTTTGGGAGCGGAAGATGTAGAGCGTTTAATTACATTTCCAATCGAGCAGGCGATTAGCAACATCCCGCAGCTCAAAGAAAGCCGCAGTATTTCGCGTTTCGGACTTTCGCTGGTCACGATTGTTTTTGCAGACGATACCGATGTGTATTGGGCGCGTCAGCAGGTTGCAGAACGATTGCAAAAAGTAGAGATCGCCGAGAATGCCAACATTCCTGAAATGGCACCGGCAACAACAGGTTTGGGCGAAATTTACCAGTATGTACTGAAACCGCAACCCGGTTACGAAACCAAATATTCTTTGGAAGATTTACGTACCCTACAGGACTGGACAGTTAGAAGACAGCTTTTGGGAACTCCCGGAATTGCTGATGTCGCTACTTTTGGTGGAAAGTTAAAACAATATGAAATTGCCGTTAATCCGTCTCGCCTAAAAGCACAGAACCTGACGATAAAAGATGTTTTTACAGCACTGAACAGTAATAACGAAAACACTGGCGGCGCTTATATTGAAAAAGGCCCAACCGTACTTTACATCCGAAGTGTCGGACTGACCCGAAATATCAGGGACATTCAGAATATTATTGTCAAAAACACACAGGCCGGAACTCCTATTCTGATCAAAGATATTGCAGAGGTAAAAATGTCTTCGGCCATACGTTACGGAGCATTAACAACAGCTGATATTGGCGAATCGGTAGGTGGAATTGTGATGATGCTAAAAGGGGAGAACGCCAATAATGTGATCGTAAATATCAAAAAACGTGTTGCCGAAATTGAGAAAATCTTACCGAAAGGGTTGAAAATTGAGCCTTTTTTAGATCGTACCAAAATGGTCGACAATGCGATTGGTACGGTTCAGAAGAACCTTATCGAAGGAGCATTGATTGTGGTGCTGGTACTGGTGCTTTTCCTGGGCAATTTAAGAGCAGGTTTTATTGTGGCTTCAGTAATTCCGTTAGCGATGCTTTTTGCCATTATCATGATGAACACCTTTGGCGTGAGTGGTAATTTAATGAGTCTCGGAGCGCTTGATTTCGGTTTAATTGTCGATGGTGCGGTGATTATTGTAGAAGCCATTTTGCATCACATTCATTCGGCTAAAAAATACAAAGCAATCGATACTATTTCACAGGAGGAGATGGACAAAGAGGTGACAGGTTCGGCAGGACGCATGATGAATGCCGCCGTATTCGGACAGATTATTATTTTGATTGTTTATCTACCGATATTGTCTTTGGAAGGGATTGAAGGAAAAATGTTCAAACCAATGGCACAAACCGTAGCCTTTGCCATTTTGGGTGCTTTTATATTATCGCTTACTTATGTTCCGATGGTGAGTGCTTTGTTTATCAGTAAGAAAGTCAGCCACAAACCCAATTTGTCGGATCGCATAATGGCAAAACTGGAGTTTTACTATGAAATTGGATTGTCGAAAGCGTTGCAAGTGAGAAAAGGAATTGTGATTTCGGCATTTGTGCTGTTTGGGATTGCCTTATTCATTTTTAGCCGAATGGGAGGAGAATTTATCCCACAGCTTGAAGAAGGTGATTTTGCAGTAGAAACCCGTTTACTGTTGGGGACAAATCTGTCGACGACAACAACCACTATTGAGAAAATTTCGACCGCATTGAAAAACAGGTATCCCGAGGTAGAAAAAGTAGTTTCGAGAATTGGAAGTGCCGAGATCCCAACAGATCCGATGCCTATAGAAGGAGGAGACATGATTATTGTACTGAAAGACAAGTCAGAATGGACAAGTGCTTCTTCGTTTCCTGAACTGGCCGATAAAATGACGCAGACAGTAAAAGAGGTCGCACCCGGAGTTACAACCGGTTTTCAGTTTCCGGTACAGATGCGTTTTAACGAATTGATGACAGGAGCAAAGCAGGATTTGGTTTGTAAAATTTATGGTGAAGATCTCGATAAACTGGCAAAATATGCCGAACAGTTAGGCTCGATTAGCAGCACAGTAGAAGGAGCTACGGATCTTTATGTAGAGAAAGTTACCGGAATGCCACAGATCGTTATTGATTATGATTGGGCCGAAATGGCGAAGTACGGGATTTATGTTTCGGATATCAATCAAACGGTAAATGCCGCTTTTGCGGGAGCTGTAGCGGGAAGCATTTACGAAGGAGAGAAAAAGTTTGATATGGTGGTGCGCGTGGAGGCTAGTGGACGAAAAGACATAGCCGATGTGCGCAATTTATTGATTGCAACCCGTTCCGGAATGCAGATTCCGCTGTATCAGGTGGCTTCCGTAAAAGAAGTGGAGGGTCCGAATCAGATTCAGCGTGAGAATGCTAAAAGAAGGATTATCGTTGGTTTTAATGTAAGAGGGAGAGATGTAGAATCGATAGTCGAAGAATTGCAAAAGAAAGTAAACATTCAGATCAAATTTGAGCCCGGTTATTATATTACCTATGGCGGTACTTTTGAAAACCTGCAACAGGCAAAATCCCGTCTGGGAGTTGCGGTTCCGGCAGCTTTGTTTATGATTTTGGCGTTGCTGTATTTTGCGTTCAGATCGTTTAAAGAAGGAATTATCATTTTTACAGCCATCCCGTTATCGGCAATTGGCGGTGTGTTTGGACTGGCTTTGCGCGATATGCCGTTTAGTATTTCGGCCGGTGTTGGTTTTATAGCACTGTTTGGTGTGGCTGTTTTGAATGGAATTGTTTTAATCTCCGAGTTCAACCGAATCCAAAAACAAGGAGAAATTACCGATCCGCTTCAAATCATTATTAACGGAACCAAAAACAGATTACGTCCTGTATTGATGACCGCCGCGGTAGCCTCTTTAGGGTTTTTACCAATGGCTTTAAGCAATGGTGCAGGAGCAGAGGTACAACGTCCGCTTGCAACTGTTGTGATCGGCGGACTGATTACGGCCACTTTGCTTACGCTTTTTGTACTTCCGGCTATTTATTTAATGACGTATCATACCAAAGTTTTTTCGAGAAAAATTAAAAAACACAAGATGAATAAGCTGACTTTACTGGTGCTGGCTTTGTTCCTCACCGTTTCGGTACAGGCACAGGAAACGCCAATATCTCTTGAAGAATCGCTATCAATAGCACTTCAGCATAACAGAAGAATTAAATCTTCGCAATTGAATGAAAGATCAAAAGAACAGTTGGAAAAAACGGCTTTTGATCTTCCCAAAACAGCTCTGAGTGCCGATTATGGCCAGTTTAACAGTGCGGTAAACGATACGCGTTTTGGCATTAGCCAGACTTTTGCATTTCCGACATTGTATACCCATCAGAAAAAAGTTTTGAGGGAAAATTACAATGCAGCCAAAGCAGAATCGCAGCTAACGGTACAGCAGATTAAATCGAATGTGAGGAATTTGTTTTATTACTACATCTGGCTGAACAGCAAAAAGGATTTATTGGTTTATGCCGATTCGATTTACAGGTTAATGGAGCAGAAATCAGAATTGCGGTATAAGACAGGGGAGACGAATGTACTGGAAAAAAGCGCTTCTCAATCGGCACGGCAATTTTATACCAACCAGCTTACAATGGTCAATAAGGATATTGCTATTACGCTTAAAATGTTCAATACCGTTCTTCAGGACAGTAAGGTTCATGTGCCTTTTTCTGAAACGATCAAGAATGATTTTGCTGTTTCCTTAAATCAGAATAAAAATACGGCAGCACTTCCTCAGGTGCAACTTTCGCTGTACGAAGCTGAAGCAGCAAAGTGGAAATGGAAAACTGAACAGGCCAAAATACTGCCTGATGTTACCATTGGGTACAATAATTTAAGCATAGTAGGGACACAAACCAGTGCTTCAGGTCAGGATATTTATTACAATAGCAGTCAGAGGTTTAGTTATGTCAATTTGGGGCTGTCAGTTCCGTTATTTTTCAGCAGTCAGTCGGCGCGTAACAAAGCTGCCAAAGCGGAGTATGAAACCTATAAGATGCGGGCAGAAACGACAAAGATTGAAATGCTGACGGAGATTAGTAATGCCGAAAGCGAGATCGAAAAGTACAAAGAGAGCCTTGCTTATTATGAAAACGAAGGACTAAAGAATGCAACGGTAATTATTGACGCTGCGAATAGTCAGTTGGAGAACGGAGATATTGATTACCTGCAATGGGTGTTAGTCGTCAATCAGGCGATAACCATAAAAAATGAATATTTCGACAGAATTAACGATTACAATAAGGCCGTGATTAATTGGCAAACCCTTAATAATTTATAA